The Oncorhynchus nerka isolate Pitt River linkage group LG24, Oner_Uvic_2.0, whole genome shotgun sequence genome has a window encoding:
- the cdca4 gene encoding LOW QUALITY PROTEIN: cell division cycle-associated protein 4 (The sequence of the model RefSeq protein was modified relative to this genomic sequence to represent the inferred CDS: inserted 1 base in 1 codon), which produces MRKRGSRPIYMPVRRRRKGREKANMYSKGTKRKFSDGVDNKAVAASYSLQRQSLLDMSLLKLQLCHMLAEPNLCRSVLIANTVRQIQEEMAHDGSWQVVTEALGGSGHGPSDRLVDTEALCQSPEQQDGGPRLYSVMGYDGCREEEVVTDKAMCSVVVGDRAPALLLGTIGHCWDRGELRVEEGVSKDSGTGDEEATRSGEGAKMATGQMFGTFEIKNGAPGXDPALEELFSDVDASYYDLDTMLTGMQSAPKMGPYDFLDSLASSHGSVSNSSCRADLNELDHIMEIIVGS; this is translated from the exons ATGAGAAAAAGAGGAAGCCGTCCCATATATATGCCTGTGCGTCGCCGTAGGAAAGGTAGAGAAAA GGCTAACATGTACTCCAAAGGCACCAAACGCAAGTTCTCTGATGGTGTGGACAACAAGGCGGTGGCGGCATCCTATAGCCTGCAGCGCCAGTCCCTGCTGGACATGTCCCTGCTCAAGCTGCAGCTGTGCCACATGCTGGCGGAGCCCAACCTGTGTCGCTCGGTGCTCATCGCCAACACGGTGCGCCAGATCCAGGAGGAGATGGCCCACGACGGCAGCtggcaggtggtcacagaggCCTTAGGTGGCTCTGGCCATGGCCCATCTGACCGCTTGGTGGACACCGAGGCTCTGTGCCAGTCGCCGGAGCAGCAGGACGGTGGGCCTAGGCTATACTCAGTGATGGGCTACGATGGCTGCCGTGAGGAGGAAGTGGTGACGGACAAGGCAATGTGTTCTGTGGTGGTTGGCGACAGGGCCCCGGCCCTCCTGTTGGGGACCATTGGCCACTGCTGGGACAGGGGGGAActgagagtggaggaaggggtcAGCAAAGACTCAGGTACGGGGGACGAGGAGGCGACGAGGTCTGGGGAGGGGGCTAAAATGGCAACGGGGCAGATGTTTGGGACTTTCGAGATCAAGAACGGTGCCCCGG CAGACCCGGCACTAGAGGAGCTGTTCTCTGACGTTGATGCCTCGTATTATGACTTGGACACCATGTTGACAGGCATGCAGAGTGCCCCCAAGATGGGGCCTTATGACTTTCTGGACAGCTTGGCCTCCTCACACGGCTCTGTGTCCAACTCCAGCTGTAGAGCCGATCTCAATGAACTTGACCACATAATGGAGATCATTGTGGGCTCATAG